In Sphaeramia orbicularis chromosome 3, fSphaOr1.1, whole genome shotgun sequence, a genomic segment contains:
- the dagla gene encoding sn1-specific diacylglycerol lipase alpha isoform X1: MPGMVMFRRRWSVGSDDLVLPALFLFLLHCIWLVVLSVVLFGLPYGSDQSCSVTLVDHGRGYLGILVSCLICESAIMWLSMRGSILYTQPREAVQYVLYIRLAILLVELVYAVVGIAWLVQYYQPCSDVTAKNLALGIVACNWLVIFSVCITLMCTFDPTGRTFVKLKATRRRQRNLTTYTLRHRLEEGQASSWSRRLKFFMCCTRAQDTQSDAYSEVASLFAEFFRDLDIVPSDIIAGLVLLRQRQRSKRSAILDQANNDILAFLSGMPVTRNTRYLDLKNSGEMNMYKEVCYYMLFALAAYGWPMYLMRKPACGLCRLASSCPCTSVSGSRLSQSVTVEEDNCCGCNVLAIRRHFLDRDLKQVHIVYTSCHDAVYETPFFVAVDHAKKKVVISIRGTLSPKDALTDLTGDSERLPVEEQHGTWLGHKGMVYSAEYIKKKLEQEMILSQAFGRDLNKGTMHYGLVIVGHSLGAGTAAILSFLLRPQYPTLHCYSYSPPGGLLSEDAMEYSKQFVTSVVLGKDLVPRLGLSQLEGFRRHLLEVLQKSNKPKWRIIAGGTKCIPKSELPLEDDDPQSQPAAPPSSRLWLHPSDLSIALSASTPLFPPGRIIHVVHNHPPETCCGQEDPTYSALWGDNKAFDEVIISPAMLNEHMPHMVMEGLNKVLENYNKGKTALLSAAKIMVSPTEVDLNPETMFMDTSTTSQQPTPTTHHRRNSSVRQKPLLRSCAQSEISLDGFSECPPPPVPVVLRGARERLAVELRDRKAPLAVMESLSDAESLYSLDSRRSSAALRGSPMLGSLPFPLDAPIPEENPSLSSRTELLAADCLCQATPEHLGEVGPFFTPLESRSTPEYPMRLSPATPRYSGHHSPALLNQSVLAQPLKPEPKTNTKMLPDGEYQQIPGVYSPGSTPDAPLSPQIGSRPVDGEKEDWELEATDKELTTETRPAASTPPPQLSNGNPSQAVLEFAQYLDSLFRLDGSSSPPLELSDGESESGRGSFSQGESLGEGQQLDDKQLLARATLEPNLVPKPPRTFAGSADPSSGISLSPSFPLSSSEELNDLSPGEGAPSAIHSLRTSTPLHCPEENTLSSMV; encoded by the exons ATGCCTGGCATGGTGATGTTTCGGCGGCGCTGGTCAGTTGGCAGTGATGACCTGGTGCTGCCCGCcctcttcctttttcttttacactgcatctg GTTGGtggttctgtctgtggttctgttcggcCTCCCCTATGGTTCAGACCAGTCCTGCTCAGTAACACTGGTGGACCATGGCCGAGGGTACCTGGGCATCTTGGTCAGCTGCCTTATCTGTGAGAGCGCCATCATGTGGCTGAGCATGAGGGGCAGCATTCTGTACACACAGCCCAGGGAGGCTGTGCAGTATGTCCTCTACATACGACTGG CCATTCTGTTGGTTGAGCTGGTGTATGCTGTGGTTGGAATTGCATGGCTTGTCCAGTATTACCAGCCATGCTCTGATGTCACTGCCAAAAACCTGGCCTTGG GGATCGTTGCATGCAACTGGCTAGTGATATTCAGCGTCTGCATTACCCTCATGTGCACCTTTGATCCTACGGGTCGAACTTTTGTCAAACTGAAAGCAACCCGAAGACGTCAGCGCAACCTCACTACATATACCCTCAG ACACAGGCTAGAGGAAGGCCAAGCTAGCAGCTGGAGCAGACGACTCAAGTTCTTCATGTGCTGTACAAGAGCCCAGGATACACAATCA GATGCTTATTCAGAAGTGGCCAGCCTTTTTGCAGAGTTCTTCAGAGATCTGGACATTGTGCCTAGTGATATCATTGCTGGACTGGTACTTCTCCGCCAGAGACAGAGGTCGAAGAGATCTGCTATCCTGGACCAG GCCAACAATGACATTTTAGCCTTCTTATCTGGAATGCCCGTTACCCGTAATACTAGATACCTTGACCTTAAGAACTCG GGTGAGATGAACATGTACAAGGAGGTGTGCTATTACATGCTCTTTGCCCTGGCTGCGTACGGTTGGCCCATGTACCTGATGAGGAAACCTGCCTGTGGGCTGTGCCGCCTCGCCAGCTCCTGCCC GTGTACATCAGTGTCTGGCTCTCGGTTGTCTCAGTCAGTAACTGTAGAGGAGGACAATTGTTGCGGTTGTAATGTCCTGGCAATCCGCAGACACTTCCTGGACAGGGACCTCAAGCAAGTTCACATTGTCTACACTTCCTGCCATGATGCC GTTTATGAGACTCCATTTTTTGTGGCAGTGGATCATGCGAAAAAGAAGGTTGTCATCAGTATCAGAGGAACCCTCTCACCAAAG GATGCCTTGACTGATCTGACGGGGGATTCTGAGCGTTTGCCTGTGGAAGAGCAGCATGGGACCTGGCTTGGCCACAAG GGCATGGTTTACTCAGCAGAATACATTAAGAAGAAACTGGAGCAGGAAATGATCTTGTCACAAGCCTTTGGAAGAGACTTG AATAAGGGCACCATGCACTATGGGCTGGTGATAGTCGGGCATTCTCTCGGTGCAGGCACTGCTGCTATCCTCTCTTTCCTGCTCAGACCCCAGTACCCTACACTTCACTGCTACTCCTACTCCCCACCTGGTGGCCTTCTTAG TGAGGATGCCATGGAGTACTCCAAACAGTTTGTCACCTCTGTGGTCTTAGGCAAAGACCTGGTGCCAAG GCTTGGTTTGTCACAGCTGGAGGGTTTTCGGCGCCACCTTCTGGAAGTTTTACAGAAAAGTAACAAGCCAAAG TGGAGGATCATTGCGGGAGGCACCAAATGCATCCCAAAATCAGAGCTTCCACTAGAGGATGATGATCCTCAATCTCAGCCTGCTGCACCCCCCAGCAGTCGCCTTTGGCTCCACCCCAGTGACCTCAGCATCGCCCTTTCAGCCTCCACCCCCCTCTTCCCTCCTGGCAGGATCATCCATGTTGTGCACAACCATCCTCCAGAGACATG CTGTGGCCAGGAGGATCCCACCTACTCAGCTCTGTGGGGAGACAACAAGGCCTTCGATGAGGTCATTATATCGCCCGCCATGCTTAATGAGCACATGCCCCACATGGTGATGGAGGGACTAAATAAG GTGCTGGAAAACTACAACAAAGGGAAAACAGCTTTGCTGTCTGCAGCAAAAATCATGGTGAGCCCCACAGAAGTGGACTTGAACCCAGAGACCATGTTTATGGATACATCAACAACCTCACAGCAGCCGACGCCTACAACCCACCACCGCAGGAACAGTAGTGTTCG acaaaaaccattGTTACG tTCTTGTGCCCAGTCTGAAATATCTCTGGATGGTTTCTCTGAGTGCCCTCCCCCTCCAGTGCCTGTAGTGCTGCGTGGAGCACGGGAGCGTCTGGCAGTGGAGCTGAGGGACCGCAAAGCACCACTGGCCGTCATGGAAAGTCTCTCAGACGCCGAATCCCTCTATAGTCTGGATTCCCGTCGCTCCTCAGCTGCGCTGCGGGGTTCACCAATGCTGGGTAGCCTTCCGTTCCCTCTGGATGCCCCCATACCTGAAGAGAACCCATCTCTCAGCTCTCGCACTGAACTACTAGCTGCTGACTGCCTCTGCCAGGCTACGCCAGAGCATCTTGGTGAGGTTGGACCCTTCTTTACGCCGCTAGAATCCAGATCCACTCCAGAATACCCGATGCGCCTATCCCCCGCCACACCTCGCTACAGTGGACATCATTCCCCTGCTTTGCTAAACCAGAGTGTGTTGGCTCAGCCTTTAAAGCCAGAGCCAAAGACCAACACAAAAATGCTTCCTGATGGGGAATACCAACAAATTCCTGGTGTCTACAGCCCTGGGAGTACTCCAGATGCTCCGCTCAGTCCTCAGATTGGTTCAAGACCCGTGGATGGAGAAAAAGAGGACTGGGAGCTGGAGGCAACGGACAAAGAGTTAACTACAGAGACCCGACCGGCAGCTTCCACACCACCACCCCAACTGTCCAATGGAAACCCCAGCCAGGCGGTGCTGGAGTTTGCCCAGTACTTAGACTCTCTTTTCAGACTGGACGGCAGTAGCTCACCGCCTCTAGAGCTATCTGACGGGGAATCAGAGTCAGGCCGGGGCTCCTTCAGCCAAGGTGAGTCTTTGGGAGAAGGACAGCAGTTGGATGACAAACAACTTCTGGCCAGAGCAACACTGGAACCTAACCTCGTCCCTAAGCCCCCACGCACTTTTGCTGGATCAGCCGACCCATCTTCTGGCATCTCTTTGTCGCCCTCCTTTCCTCTGTCATCCTCTGAGGAGCTCAACGACCTTTCCCCTGGGGAGGGTGCCCCATCAGCCATACACTCCCTAAGAACATCTACCCCTCTCCACTGTCCTGAAGAGAACACACTATCGTCTATGGTCTAG
- the LOC115417198 gene encoding cell cycle exit and neuronal differentiation protein 1-like, which produces MEAKAKSGAPAPKAASKTEKKDPAPPQKAEPAPATPEPEHPPPQDGAAEAEAAAGDAAASGTDSLEHLKPFLIGGAIIAAGAILLGVLLMARRN; this is translated from the coding sequence ATGGAAGCCAAGGCCAAGTCTGGGGCTCCAGCGCCCAAAGCAGCTTCTAAAACAGAGAAGAAGGACCCAGCACCCCCTCAGAAGGCAGAGCCCGCTCCTGCTACTCCTGAACCGGAGCATCCCCCTCCTCAGGATGGGGCAGCAGAAGCTGAGGCAGCAGCTGGTGATGCTGCGGCCTCTGGCACAGACTCTCTGGAACACCTCAAACCGTTTCTTATTGGTGGTGCCATTATTGCTGCAGGAGCCATTTTGCTGGGAGTGTTGCTAATGGCAAGGAGAAATTAA
- the dagla gene encoding sn1-specific diacylglycerol lipase alpha isoform X2 gives MPGMVMFRRRWSVGSDDLVLPALFLFLLHCIWLVVLSVVLFGLPYGSDQSCSVTLVDHGRGYLGILVSCLICESAIMWLSMRGSILYTQPREAVQYVLYIRLAILLVELVYAVVGIAWLVQYYQPCSDVTAKNLALGIVACNWLVIFSVCITLMCTFDPTGRTFVKLKATRRRQRNLTTYTLRHRLEEGQASSWSRRLKFFMCCTRAQDTQSDAYSEVASLFAEFFRDLDIVPSDIIAGLVLLRQRQRSKRSAILDQANNDILAFLSGMPVTRNTRYLDLKNSGEMNMYKEVCYYMLFALAAYGWPMYLMRKPACGLCRLASSCPCTSVSGSRLSQSVTVEEDNCCGCNVLAIRRHFLDRDLKQVHIVYTSCHDAVYETPFFVAVDHAKKKVVISIRGTLSPKDALTDLTGDSERLPVEEQHGTWLGHKGMVYSAEYIKKKLEQEMILSQAFGRDLNKGTMHYGLVIVGHSLGAGTAAILSFLLRPQYPTLHCYSYSPPGGLLSEDAMEYSKQFVTSVVLGKDLVPRLGLSQLEGFRRHLLEVLQKSNKPKWRIIAGGTKCIPKSELPLEDDDPQSQPAAPPSSRLWLHPSDLSIALSASTPLFPPGRIIHVVHNHPPETCCGQEDPTYSALWGDNKAFDEVIISPAMLNEHMPHMVMEGLNKVLENYNKGKTALLSAAKIMVSPTEVDLNPETMFMDTSTTSQQPTPTTHHRRNSSVRSCAQSEISLDGFSECPPPPVPVVLRGARERLAVELRDRKAPLAVMESLSDAESLYSLDSRRSSAALRGSPMLGSLPFPLDAPIPEENPSLSSRTELLAADCLCQATPEHLGEVGPFFTPLESRSTPEYPMRLSPATPRYSGHHSPALLNQSVLAQPLKPEPKTNTKMLPDGEYQQIPGVYSPGSTPDAPLSPQIGSRPVDGEKEDWELEATDKELTTETRPAASTPPPQLSNGNPSQAVLEFAQYLDSLFRLDGSSSPPLELSDGESESGRGSFSQGESLGEGQQLDDKQLLARATLEPNLVPKPPRTFAGSADPSSGISLSPSFPLSSSEELNDLSPGEGAPSAIHSLRTSTPLHCPEENTLSSMV, from the exons ATGCCTGGCATGGTGATGTTTCGGCGGCGCTGGTCAGTTGGCAGTGATGACCTGGTGCTGCCCGCcctcttcctttttcttttacactgcatctg GTTGGtggttctgtctgtggttctgttcggcCTCCCCTATGGTTCAGACCAGTCCTGCTCAGTAACACTGGTGGACCATGGCCGAGGGTACCTGGGCATCTTGGTCAGCTGCCTTATCTGTGAGAGCGCCATCATGTGGCTGAGCATGAGGGGCAGCATTCTGTACACACAGCCCAGGGAGGCTGTGCAGTATGTCCTCTACATACGACTGG CCATTCTGTTGGTTGAGCTGGTGTATGCTGTGGTTGGAATTGCATGGCTTGTCCAGTATTACCAGCCATGCTCTGATGTCACTGCCAAAAACCTGGCCTTGG GGATCGTTGCATGCAACTGGCTAGTGATATTCAGCGTCTGCATTACCCTCATGTGCACCTTTGATCCTACGGGTCGAACTTTTGTCAAACTGAAAGCAACCCGAAGACGTCAGCGCAACCTCACTACATATACCCTCAG ACACAGGCTAGAGGAAGGCCAAGCTAGCAGCTGGAGCAGACGACTCAAGTTCTTCATGTGCTGTACAAGAGCCCAGGATACACAATCA GATGCTTATTCAGAAGTGGCCAGCCTTTTTGCAGAGTTCTTCAGAGATCTGGACATTGTGCCTAGTGATATCATTGCTGGACTGGTACTTCTCCGCCAGAGACAGAGGTCGAAGAGATCTGCTATCCTGGACCAG GCCAACAATGACATTTTAGCCTTCTTATCTGGAATGCCCGTTACCCGTAATACTAGATACCTTGACCTTAAGAACTCG GGTGAGATGAACATGTACAAGGAGGTGTGCTATTACATGCTCTTTGCCCTGGCTGCGTACGGTTGGCCCATGTACCTGATGAGGAAACCTGCCTGTGGGCTGTGCCGCCTCGCCAGCTCCTGCCC GTGTACATCAGTGTCTGGCTCTCGGTTGTCTCAGTCAGTAACTGTAGAGGAGGACAATTGTTGCGGTTGTAATGTCCTGGCAATCCGCAGACACTTCCTGGACAGGGACCTCAAGCAAGTTCACATTGTCTACACTTCCTGCCATGATGCC GTTTATGAGACTCCATTTTTTGTGGCAGTGGATCATGCGAAAAAGAAGGTTGTCATCAGTATCAGAGGAACCCTCTCACCAAAG GATGCCTTGACTGATCTGACGGGGGATTCTGAGCGTTTGCCTGTGGAAGAGCAGCATGGGACCTGGCTTGGCCACAAG GGCATGGTTTACTCAGCAGAATACATTAAGAAGAAACTGGAGCAGGAAATGATCTTGTCACAAGCCTTTGGAAGAGACTTG AATAAGGGCACCATGCACTATGGGCTGGTGATAGTCGGGCATTCTCTCGGTGCAGGCACTGCTGCTATCCTCTCTTTCCTGCTCAGACCCCAGTACCCTACACTTCACTGCTACTCCTACTCCCCACCTGGTGGCCTTCTTAG TGAGGATGCCATGGAGTACTCCAAACAGTTTGTCACCTCTGTGGTCTTAGGCAAAGACCTGGTGCCAAG GCTTGGTTTGTCACAGCTGGAGGGTTTTCGGCGCCACCTTCTGGAAGTTTTACAGAAAAGTAACAAGCCAAAG TGGAGGATCATTGCGGGAGGCACCAAATGCATCCCAAAATCAGAGCTTCCACTAGAGGATGATGATCCTCAATCTCAGCCTGCTGCACCCCCCAGCAGTCGCCTTTGGCTCCACCCCAGTGACCTCAGCATCGCCCTTTCAGCCTCCACCCCCCTCTTCCCTCCTGGCAGGATCATCCATGTTGTGCACAACCATCCTCCAGAGACATG CTGTGGCCAGGAGGATCCCACCTACTCAGCTCTGTGGGGAGACAACAAGGCCTTCGATGAGGTCATTATATCGCCCGCCATGCTTAATGAGCACATGCCCCACATGGTGATGGAGGGACTAAATAAG GTGCTGGAAAACTACAACAAAGGGAAAACAGCTTTGCTGTCTGCAGCAAAAATCATGGTGAGCCCCACAGAAGTGGACTTGAACCCAGAGACCATGTTTATGGATACATCAACAACCTCACAGCAGCCGACGCCTACAACCCACCACCGCAGGAACAGTAGTGTTCG tTCTTGTGCCCAGTCTGAAATATCTCTGGATGGTTTCTCTGAGTGCCCTCCCCCTCCAGTGCCTGTAGTGCTGCGTGGAGCACGGGAGCGTCTGGCAGTGGAGCTGAGGGACCGCAAAGCACCACTGGCCGTCATGGAAAGTCTCTCAGACGCCGAATCCCTCTATAGTCTGGATTCCCGTCGCTCCTCAGCTGCGCTGCGGGGTTCACCAATGCTGGGTAGCCTTCCGTTCCCTCTGGATGCCCCCATACCTGAAGAGAACCCATCTCTCAGCTCTCGCACTGAACTACTAGCTGCTGACTGCCTCTGCCAGGCTACGCCAGAGCATCTTGGTGAGGTTGGACCCTTCTTTACGCCGCTAGAATCCAGATCCACTCCAGAATACCCGATGCGCCTATCCCCCGCCACACCTCGCTACAGTGGACATCATTCCCCTGCTTTGCTAAACCAGAGTGTGTTGGCTCAGCCTTTAAAGCCAGAGCCAAAGACCAACACAAAAATGCTTCCTGATGGGGAATACCAACAAATTCCTGGTGTCTACAGCCCTGGGAGTACTCCAGATGCTCCGCTCAGTCCTCAGATTGGTTCAAGACCCGTGGATGGAGAAAAAGAGGACTGGGAGCTGGAGGCAACGGACAAAGAGTTAACTACAGAGACCCGACCGGCAGCTTCCACACCACCACCCCAACTGTCCAATGGAAACCCCAGCCAGGCGGTGCTGGAGTTTGCCCAGTACTTAGACTCTCTTTTCAGACTGGACGGCAGTAGCTCACCGCCTCTAGAGCTATCTGACGGGGAATCAGAGTCAGGCCGGGGCTCCTTCAGCCAAGGTGAGTCTTTGGGAGAAGGACAGCAGTTGGATGACAAACAACTTCTGGCCAGAGCAACACTGGAACCTAACCTCGTCCCTAAGCCCCCACGCACTTTTGCTGGATCAGCCGACCCATCTTCTGGCATCTCTTTGTCGCCCTCCTTTCCTCTGTCATCCTCTGAGGAGCTCAACGACCTTTCCCCTGGGGAGGGTGCCCCATCAGCCATACACTCCCTAAGAACATCTACCCCTCTCCACTGTCCTGAAGAGAACACACTATCGTCTATGGTCTAG